The window GACGACGACCGACACGTACACGCACTTGTCGACGACCGCGTACCTGCGCTGGTGCGAGCGTGTGGGCCAGGATCCTGTGTACGAGGCCTATCCCGCGCACGATCCGTGCGCGGGAGCGGTCGCGGCCGACCGGCTGCTCGCCCGGCCCGACCGGCCCGACGCCGTCTACGGGCTGTTCGACCCGAACGGCACCGACCTCCTCGCGGCGGCCCGGCGCTACGGCCTGCGCGTACCGGACGACTTGCTTCTCGTGTGCTGCAGCGAGTCCACCGTCTACGCCAACACCGAGCCGCCCGTCACGACACTCTCTCTCAAACCACGACGAATCGGTACGGCAGTGGTCCAGCTCCTCATCGACGCGATCGAGGGGGTCGAATCGGACCAACCGGTCGAGCAGGTCATGCCGACGGAGCTGATCGTGCGTACATCCTCCGAGCGACGGTCGCCGCGGACGACCGTCAGCCCACCGAGGTCACCGGAACAGGGGTGACCTCCAACGCGGAAAGCTCCTCCCAATTCGGGAGAAAAGCACGGTGAACTGGGGTTCTGCTCCGATTCACCACCCCTGGGTCATCACATGGCGCGATCCGCATTCCTATGATGGGCGGACGACACCGCGGGCCGCTGCGACCAGGCAGTCCGACGCGGTGCAGATGCGGCGCGATGGTGGTGGAGGGGTCGATGACTCAGGGGGCCGGTCAGGGACCCGAGATGCGGACGCCGACGGTGCGCGACTTCCGCGTGCCGGCGTACGTGCACGAGGCCGGTCCGCACGCGCAGCCCCCCGGCCCGCACGCGCACCCCTCACCGCCGTACGACCGGTCCGCCGGCCCGTACGACCAGAGCGGGGCCCCGTACGCCGGGGCCGCGGAGCAGTACGGCCGGCCCGGCCCCTACGCCGGGCCCCCGCCGCACGGCGAGGGCGGCGTCCCGGCCCGGGAGCCGGAGGGCTACACCCCGACGGAGCGCGATCTGCCGGTGATCAACCGCGGTGACACGCTGCAGGTGCCGGTCGACCCCGAAGCGGGCCAGGTCCCTCAGCCCGACGAGGGACCGGGGCCGCTGTACGTCGTCGGTGACGTGCACGGGTACATCGACGAACTCGTGGCCGCGCTGCGCGAGAAGGGGCTCATCGACGCCGAAGCCCGCTGGGTCGCCGGGACCTCGCGTCTGTGGTTCCTCGGCGACTTCACCGACCGCGGACCCGACGGCATCGGCGTCATCGACCTCGTGATGCGGCTGTCCGCGGAGGCAGCGGCGGCCGGCGGCTACTGCAAGGCGCTCATGGGCAACCACGAGCTGCTCCTGCTCGGCGCCAAGCGGTTCGGGGACACCCCTGTCAACTCCGGCGCGGGGACCGCCACCTTCCAGGCCGCCTGGCTGCTCAACGGCGGCCAGAAGTCCGACATGGACCGCCTCGAGGACCACCATCTGCAGTGGATGGCCCGCCTCGACGCCATGGAGATGGCGGACGGGCATCTCCTCGTGCACTCCGACACGACCGCCTATCTCGACTACGGCGACTCCATCGAAGCGGTCAACGACACCATCCGCGAAACCCTCACCCGCAACGACGCGGACGAGTGCTGGGACCTGTTCCGCAAGTTCACCAAGCGCTTCGCGTTCCGCGACGACGGCGGCGCCCAGGCGGTGCGCTCCCTGCTGGAGACGTACGGCGGTTCACGCATCGTCCATGGTCACAGCCCCATTCCGTACCTCCGGGGCGAAGTCGGATCGGAGGACGGCGACACCCCCTCGACTCCCGTGGTCGACGAACCGCACGTGTACGCCGACAAGCTCGCGATCGCCATGGACGGCGGTGTGACCATGGCCGGAAAGCTACTCGTCCAGCAACTTCCTCTGGATAGCTGAGCGTTCAGCGGGCAGGCGTCCTCCGACGGAGGACACGTGCAACCCAGGGGCAATTTCTGGAAACCCCCTGTCACCGTGTGCCGTCGCCGCTCTACCATCGGCTTATCCGTAGCAGGCTCCCCTCCGTTTCTGCCCGACGGCTCGTCAGCATGCCGAGCCCCAAGCCCTACGGAGCATCGGGGGATGCACATGAACAGCGTTCCGCAGCACCTGCTGAGCGAGGACCGCCAAGAGTACGAGCGGATCCTCGACGAGGCGCTGCGCTCCGCCCCACACCGTCCGGAACTCGCCGCTGTCGGTCAGCGGCTCAACCCCGAGCAGCTGCGCACGATGGCGCTCAACGCCACCGCGATCATCACGGCGGCCGCGGCGACCGAGTACCAGCACTACGTGAAGGTCCGCGAGGAACTGCGCCAGCCGGCGCCGTCCACCCCTCCCGTCCGCGAAGGGTCCACCAGCACCACGGATCCGGCCACGGGCGCTGTCGGGCTCGCCACCACCATGGGAGAGGTCGCCGAGACCGCCGGGGCGGGTGCCGCCGCGGTCGCCGCCGTGCTCGCCCCCGTCCTCGCCGGTACGGCCGCGGCGATATTCCTGCTCGTCGGCTACATATTGAAGATGCTCGACCCCGAACCGGGCATCGCTCAGACCCTCCTCACCACGGGGTGGGTCTTCGGCGCCATCACCGCGGCCACGATCCTGGTGGCCGCGGTCGGTCTTCTGCTCGCCGCACTGCGCAACGGCTCCAGCTCGCTGCAGGCCGGTGCCAACGGCGAGCGCAGCGAGGAGGCGTCCCTGGCCAGGGACGCCTGGCACGACGCCCTCCTGGAGCGCGGCATCCTGCCGTTCCTCAGGGACGCACTCGCGGACCCGGGTACGGCGGCCCTCGGCCGTGCCAAGCCCGCGGCACCGACCAGCCGAATACCGCACCTCGGCTACAACCGCCCGGGCTTCAGCAGCCCTGACGGCGGCCCGGCAGCGGGCCCCCGCCCCAGTTTCTCGAGCCCGGACTTCAGCAGTCCGGACTTCGGGGGACCGGAGCACGCTCCCGAATAGGGGCCCTGCCTGCCAAGACTGATCGACGACGGAATTCCGTCGTCGATCTTTTCTTTTTACATTCCGTTCAGCGATGTCACCAGACAAGGCTGCCCACGTCTCTTACGTTGCCAATCATCACGTAAAGAGCAATAGGCCACTTCTGATGGCTGAGCACCATAAATAGTCCCACCTACACAGATTCGCAGGTGGGCTTGTTTTCTCCAGGGGAGCGAAGGATGCTATATGCCATGTGGCAATCCATCACGATGCACTTCGCACCCAGGCAGGCAGGATGGCAGCGTTAGGTCAGCGGGCCGCAGGCCTCGTGGCTGACAGGGGCCAGGCCGTCGGGTCATCGGCAGGCAGTGTCTTCGCACTCCGCCGAGCAGCCCTGAGCGGCGTGTCCGACCGCCTCGAGGCCGTTAGCCTACTGACCTACAACGCCAACCGCGTCAGGACGGAGACCTCGGTGCCACAGGAAGAGCCCGGATTCCAGCGTGCACGACTGCGTGATCGCCTGAAGAAGGCGAGGGAGAGCGCGGGGCTGAAGCAACGGGAGGTCGCGGAGCAACTCGACTGGTCACCCTCAAAGGTGATTCGGATCGAGGCCGGCACCGTCGGCGTGTCGGTGACCGACGTGCGGGTGCTGCTGGGGCACTACGGGATCACGGACCAGGCACAGGTCAAGGCTCTCACCGACATGGCACGGGCCGCGCGTCGGCCGCCGTGGTGGGACCAGTACCGCGCCTGGGTGACCCAGGACTTCGAGACCTACCTCGGGTACGAAAGCTCCGCGTCGATCATCAGGAACTTCGAACCGAACCTGGTGCCCGGTCTGCTGCAGACCGAGGAGTACATGCGCACGGTCCTCAACCGGCTGAACTTCGGCACGGAAAAGACCGAGCAGCTCGTACAGCTCCGCCTGGAGCGCCAGGACCGCCTCATCCAGTCCGACGGACCCGAGTCCTTTTTCATCCTGGATGAGGCCGTGATCCGAAGGACCGTCGGCTCACTGGAGACGATGCACAAGCAGTTCGAAAAGCTGCTGACGATCAATGAAATGACCAACGTAACGGTATTCACTGTGCCCTTCAGCGCAGGAATCTACCCACGCTTCGGATCACCGTACGCCCTTTTCGAGTTCCCTGACGACGATGACGAGATGGTCGTCTATCTGGAGAACCCCGAGGGTGAGGCAATTCTTAGCGAAAAAGCCTTGGGCCGCACGTCACAGCGCCGCCCGACAGACTATCTCGACATCTTCTGGGAAGTGGAGAGGGGGGTTGCCACTGGGGTGACACGAGAGTTCCTCTTCGGCCAGGAGTGACACGGAACAAAAGCTGGGGAGCATGTTACGGAACGTCACTGGCCGTAAAACAGGAACAGCTGCAGCGGCGGAGTCGGAGCGGCTAGGAAATGGCTTCCGGGCCAGAATCCTTCACCACGCCGAGGAAAGAATGCCAGGCATATGCACTGAACCCCAATAACACCCCTTCGGGGTCGTGCGAATCCCGCACGGCCACGTGATCGGCGAAAGCCACCTCGACACAGTTTCCCTGGTTACTCGCCGAGCTCTTTCGCCACCGCAGTTCAGCACCATCGAGTTCCATGCAGCCCCCACGTCTTCGCCTACGAAAAGTGGCGATGCCGAGGTATTTCGGCATCCAAATCAGTATGGGCGTCGCCGCCAGGGCTGCCAAGACGCACACCGGCGCCCATCACATGCCAATAAATGGAGGTATATGCATCATAAACGCAATAAAAGGCCAGCCGCGTTGCGCAAACGGCTGGCCGAAAAGAAACCGCGCTTGTTCAAAATGAACACAGCAAAAGGGAGCCCTCGACCCGGCCGGCAAGCTTCAGGTCACGGACTCCCTCGCCAAGCACCCTCGTCTGCGAAACCGAAAGGAGCTCTGTCATGGAGTCTACAGACTCCATCCCGGAGGGCTACACACCGCACACGACCAGCTCAAGGAACTGGAAGCTGTGGGCGCGCTCAGCAGGCGCCAACGTATTCAAGGGAGCTTGCACGGCTCTTGGGGCCGGAGCAGTCTCCCTGTTGATCTGGTGGTTCGAAAAGCAATAGCGTCACTCGCTCACCACTGGCCTCATCCGCGCGTCGGCACCGGGCCGGATCACCGAGGTCCTGGATTGCACTGCCCAGGGCCTCGGCTCCGAAGCACGAGGGCCGTTCGGTCGGCCAAAGGTGACTGCCTCTGACCATTCCTGCCCGCGAAGCTCATGAGCGGCAGCGCCAAAGCGAGGCGGCAGTGGGACTGTCGTGCCTTCCGTCGTCGGACTCTCGTGCCGTACTCCGGGCGGGCCCCGGCCGTCATGACCGGGGCCCTGGGAACGCGGCCGGCGCGTCCGCCCCTGCTCAGTCGGCCATGGGCAGGTAGACCCGGTTGCCCGCGGCGGCGAACTCCTTCGACTTCTGGAGCATCCCGTCGGCGACCTCTTCGGGCGAAGCTCCCTTGACCGCGTCTCCACCGAACTGCTCGTTGATGCTGTGACTGATCTTCATCGAGCAGAACTTCGGCCCGCACATGGAGCAGAAGTGCGCCGTCTTGGCCGGCTCGGCCGGGAGCGTCTCGTCATGGAACTCCCGGGCCGTGTCCGGGTCCAGGGCCAGGTTGAACTGGTCCTCCCAGCGGAACTCGAAACGGGCGTCCGACAGGGCGTCGTCCCAGTCCTGCGCGCCCGGATGCCCCTTGGCGAGGTCCGCCGCGTGAGCCGCGATCTTGTAGGTGATGACCCCTGTCTTGACGTCGTCCCGGTTGGGCAGGCCCAGGTGCTCCTTGGGCGTGACGTAGCAGAGCATCGCAGTGCCCCACCACGCGATCATCGCGGCACCGATGCCCGAGGTGATGTGGTCGTACGCCGGCGCGACGTCCGTGGTCAGCGGGCCCAGCGTGTAGAACGGAGCTTCGTCGCAGATCTCCTGCTGAAGATCGATGTTCTCCTTGATCTTGTGCATCGGGACGTGCCCCGGGCCCTCGATCATGGTCTGCACGTTGAACCGCTTCGCGATCCGGTTGAGTTCCCCGAGCGTTTTCAGCTCCGCGAACTGCGCGGCGTCGTTGGCATCCGCGATCGAGCCGGGCCGCAGGCCGTCACCGAGCGAGTACGTGACGTCGTACGCGGCGAGGACCTCGCAGAGCTCCTCGAAGTGCTCGTACAGGAACGACTCCTTGTGGTGCGCCAGACACCACGCCGCCATGATCGAGCCGCCGCGCGAGACGATGCCGGTCTTGCGGTTCGCGGTCAGCGGGACGTACGGAAGACGCACCCCAGCGTGGACGGTCATGTAGTCCACGCCCTGCTCGGCCTGCTCGATGACCGTGTCCTTGTAGATCTCCCAGGTGAGCTCCTCGGCGCGCCCGTCGACCTTCTCCAGCGCCTGGTACAGGGGCACCGTGCCGATGGGCACGGGGGAGTTCCGCAGTACCCACTCCCTGGTGGTGTGAATGTTGCGGCCGGTGGACAGATCCATGACCGTGTCGGCGCCCCAGCGCGTCGCCCAGGTCATCTTCTCGACCTCCTCCTCGATGGAGGAGGTGACGGCGGAATTGCCGATGTTGGCGTTGACCTTCACCAGGAACCGCTTGCCGATGATCATCGGCTCGATCTCCGGATGGTTGACGTTGGCCGGCAGAACGGCCCGGCCCGCCGCGATCTCCTCGCGGACGACCTCGGGGGAAACGTTCTCCCGGATGGCCACGTACTCCATCTCCGGCGTGACCTCCCCCCGCCTCGCGTACGCGAGTTGCGTCACAGCCTGCCCGTCACGGCTTCGGCGAGGCAGGCGTGGGCGCCCGGGAAAGACGGCGTCGAGGTTGCGCAGCCCTCCGCGCGGTGAGGTGTGCTTGATCCCGTCGTCCTCGGGACGCACAGGGCGGCCCGCGTACTCCTCGGTGTCGCCGCGCGTGATGATCCAGTTGTCGCGCAGGGGTGCCAGCCCCCTGCGGACGTCGGTCTCGACGACCGGATCCGTGTACGGGCCGGAGGTGTCGTACAGGGTGACCGACTGCCCGTTGGTGAGGTGCACCTGCCGGACCGGCACCCGCAGGTCGGGGCGCGAACCCTCGACGTACGCCTTGTGCCAGCCGATGGACTTGCCGGCTTCGCCGTTCTCGGGCGGGGCTGCTGCCCCCTCGTTCTCGGGCGAAGCGGACACCTCGGTGCTGTCGGCCGGGGCGGGTGCCCCGATCGTCTGGCTGGAGGCAGGCGTGCGTACGTCCTTGTTGGTCATGAGACCTACTCCCTACGCCGGCATTACCCGGTAACAGGTTCGGCGGTCGACGCAGCGTTTCCCGTCCCGGCGATGTTCCACGTGAAACATCGCGGATACGGAGGTCAGCGCCCTCTCAGCCCGGTGCTCCGAGCTCCCGCGTGTGCAAAGGTGCTTCCACGCTAGCGTCACAATGGGCGCGGTGAACAGTGGGCCCCTCGCGTTCTTGCGATGATCGGTCGGTGACCACGACGCAGCAGCCCCCACTTCCGCCGTCCGAACCCCCCCACGGACACGGCCACGACGGCCATGGTCACGGGGGCGGACCCGGACACGGACCCCACGGCCCCGGAGGGGGCGGCGACGACGGCCCGCCCGGCGGCGGGCACGGTCACTCGCACAGTCATGGCCCCGCGGCCCCCGTCTCCATGCACCTGCGCAAGGTCATCGCCGCGGTGCTGATTCCTTTCGCCGCGGCGGTCGTCGTGGGCCTCGTGGTGCTCTGGCCCGGCGGCGCCCCCGGACACGAGCGCACGGGTGTCGGCTTCGACCGGCAGACCCAGCAGGCCACGGTGACCAAGGTCGACGAGGTCGACTGCAAGTCCGTGAACGCCTCGGGCGAGACTCCGACCGGTGACACCTCGACGGCCGAGGGTTCTTCGGCACAGCAACAGGCGTCGGGCACCTGCAAGAAGGCGACGGTCCGGGTCGACACCGGGAAGGACAAGGGCCGTACCTTCACGGAGATCGTCCAGCCGGACTCCTCCCGGCAGTTGAAGCAGGACCAGGAGGTGATCGTGGCGTACGCGCCCGACGCCCCCAAGGAGCTTCAGTACTCGGTCACCGACGTGAACCGCAAACTCCCGATGACACTGCTCGCCGGCATCTTCGCCCTCGCTGTGGTCGTGGTGGGCCGGATGCGCGGTGTCATGGCACTGATCGCGCTGGCCGTCAGTTTCCTGATCCTGACGTTCTTCATCCTCCCCGCGATCCTGCAGGGCTCGAACCCGCTGGTCGTGGCGGTGGTCGGGGCGAGCGCAATCATGCTGATCGCGCTCTACATGTGCCACGGGCTCTCAGCGCGGACGTCGGTGGCCGTACTCGGCACACTGCTTTCCCTGGTGCTGATCGGGCTGCTCGGCTCACTGTTCATCGACTGGGCCGCGCTGACCGGCAACACGGACGACAACACCGGTCTGATCCACGGTCTGTACCCGTCCATCGACATGA of the Streptomyces aurantiacus genome contains:
- a CDS encoding metallophosphoesterase, with amino-acid sequence MTQGAGQGPEMRTPTVRDFRVPAYVHEAGPHAQPPGPHAHPSPPYDRSAGPYDQSGAPYAGAAEQYGRPGPYAGPPPHGEGGVPAREPEGYTPTERDLPVINRGDTLQVPVDPEAGQVPQPDEGPGPLYVVGDVHGYIDELVAALREKGLIDAEARWVAGTSRLWFLGDFTDRGPDGIGVIDLVMRLSAEAAAAGGYCKALMGNHELLLLGAKRFGDTPVNSGAGTATFQAAWLLNGGQKSDMDRLEDHHLQWMARLDAMEMADGHLLVHSDTTAYLDYGDSIEAVNDTIRETLTRNDADECWDLFRKFTKRFAFRDDGGAQAVRSLLETYGGSRIVHGHSPIPYLRGEVGSEDGDTPSTPVVDEPHVYADKLAIAMDGGVTMAGKLLVQQLPLDS
- a CDS encoding helix-turn-helix domain-containing protein; the encoded protein is MSDRLEAVSLLTYNANRVRTETSVPQEEPGFQRARLRDRLKKARESAGLKQREVAEQLDWSPSKVIRIEAGTVGVSVTDVRVLLGHYGITDQAQVKALTDMARAARRPPWWDQYRAWVTQDFETYLGYESSASIIRNFEPNLVPGLLQTEEYMRTVLNRLNFGTEKTEQLVQLRLERQDRLIQSDGPESFFILDEAVIRRTVGSLETMHKQFEKLLTINEMTNVTVFTVPFSAGIYPRFGSPYALFEFPDDDDEMVVYLENPEGEAILSEKALGRTSQRRPTDYLDIFWEVERGVATGVTREFLFGQE
- a CDS encoding DUF397 domain-containing protein codes for the protein MPKYLGIATFRRRRRGGCMELDGAELRWRKSSASNQGNCVEVAFADHVAVRDSHDPEGVLLGFSAYAWHSFLGVVKDSGPEAIS
- the thiC gene encoding phosphomethylpyrimidine synthase ThiC; the encoded protein is MTNKDVRTPASSQTIGAPAPADSTEVSASPENEGAAAPPENGEAGKSIGWHKAYVEGSRPDLRVPVRQVHLTNGQSVTLYDTSGPYTDPVVETDVRRGLAPLRDNWIITRGDTEEYAGRPVRPEDDGIKHTSPRGGLRNLDAVFPGRPRLPRRSRDGQAVTQLAYARRGEVTPEMEYVAIRENVSPEVVREEIAAGRAVLPANVNHPEIEPMIIGKRFLVKVNANIGNSAVTSSIEEEVEKMTWATRWGADTVMDLSTGRNIHTTREWVLRNSPVPIGTVPLYQALEKVDGRAEELTWEIYKDTVIEQAEQGVDYMTVHAGVRLPYVPLTANRKTGIVSRGGSIMAAWCLAHHKESFLYEHFEELCEVLAAYDVTYSLGDGLRPGSIADANDAAQFAELKTLGELNRIAKRFNVQTMIEGPGHVPMHKIKENIDLQQEICDEAPFYTLGPLTTDVAPAYDHITSGIGAAMIAWWGTAMLCYVTPKEHLGLPNRDDVKTGVITYKIAAHAADLAKGHPGAQDWDDALSDARFEFRWEDQFNLALDPDTAREFHDETLPAEPAKTAHFCSMCGPKFCSMKISHSINEQFGGDAVKGASPEEVADGMLQKSKEFAAAGNRVYLPMAD
- a CDS encoding YibE/F family protein, yielding MTTTQQPPLPPSEPPHGHGHDGHGHGGGPGHGPHGPGGGGDDGPPGGGHGHSHSHGPAAPVSMHLRKVIAAVLIPFAAAVVVGLVVLWPGGAPGHERTGVGFDRQTQQATVTKVDEVDCKSVNASGETPTGDTSTAEGSSAQQQASGTCKKATVRVDTGKDKGRTFTEIVQPDSSRQLKQDQEVIVAYAPDAPKELQYSVTDVNRKLPMTLLAGIFALAVVVVGRMRGVMALIALAVSFLILTFFILPAILQGSNPLVVAVVGASAIMLIALYMCHGLSARTSVAVLGTLLSLVLIGLLGSLFIDWAALTGNTDDNTGLIHGLYPSIDMSGLLLAGIIIGSLGVLDDVTVTQTSAVWELHAANPTMGWRGLYRAGIRIGRDHIASVVNTLVLAYAGAALPLLLLFSIAESSVGTVANSELVAEEIVRTLVGSIGLVASVPVTTALAALVVAADRPGDGAPAQQQPQPQPQPQAGSRAPLRGSGRRRKH